Proteins from a genomic interval of Centroberyx gerrardi isolate f3 chromosome 23, fCenGer3.hap1.cur.20231027, whole genome shotgun sequence:
- the naa38 gene encoding N-alpha-acetyltransferase 38, NatC auxiliary subunit isoform X1 yields the protein MKEKKRGMATMIEENGPSTHDQTDLSSSSQARQKLEGLLNKNMRIRMTDGRTLVGLFLCTDRDCNVILGSAQEFLKSTDMFSQGEPRVLGLAMIPGHHVVSIEVEADSLDDTQGFGASH from the exons atgaaggagaagaaaaggggaATGGCAACAATGATTGAAGAAAATGGTCCATCGACCCAT GACCAGACTGACCTGTCGTCATCGTCCCAGGCCAGGCAGAAGCTAGAGGGGCTGCTGAACAAGAACATGAGGATCCGGATGACAGATGGACGGACGCTGGTGGGACTTTTCCTCTGCACAGACCGGGACTGCAACGTCATCCTCGGCTCAGCCCAGGAGTTCCTCAAATCCACAG ACATGTTCTCCCAGGGGGAACCCAGAGTGCTGGGCCTGGCCATGATCCCCGGCCACCATGTGGTGTCCATCGAGGTGGAGGCAGACAGTCTGGATGACACACAGGGCTTTGGAGCTAGCCACTGA
- the naa38 gene encoding N-alpha-acetyltransferase 38, NatC auxiliary subunit isoform X2, which produces MATMIEENGPSTHARQKLEGLLNKNMRIRMTDGRTLVGLFLCTDRDCNVILGSAQEFLKSTDMFSQGEPRVLGLAMIPGHHVVSIEVEADSLDDTQGFGASH; this is translated from the exons ATGGCAACAATGATTGAAGAAAATGGTCCATCGACCCAT GCCAGGCAGAAGCTAGAGGGGCTGCTGAACAAGAACATGAGGATCCGGATGACAGATGGACGGACGCTGGTGGGACTTTTCCTCTGCACAGACCGGGACTGCAACGTCATCCTCGGCTCAGCCCAGGAGTTCCTCAAATCCACAG ACATGTTCTCCCAGGGGGAACCCAGAGTGCTGGGCCTGGCCATGATCCCCGGCCACCATGTGGTGTCCATCGAGGTGGAGGCAGACAGTCTGGATGACACACAGGGCTTTGGAGCTAGCCACTGA
- the cyb5d1 gene encoding cytochrome b5 domain-containing protein 1, with amino-acid sequence MPRPKYFTPSEVSAHNTIDDLWVSLLGKVCDLTPLMNEYKGDVLLLPIIEYAGKDISHWFDPKTKDILTHVDPLTCCVKYYTPRGRFVHVPPPCPRTDWANDFGRPWWRDTQYEVGLLSAKTRWIRIINTLTSQEQRLEVCSEETLDEILQRYLRYNSHASSYTWKHGGVCLDMSKTLGENGVRDEDEELCRSRMDRDLFTPSVCLHFNDDLTEF; translated from the exons ATGCCGAGACCAAAGTATTTCACTCCCAGCGAAGTGTCTGCTCACAATACCATTGATGACTTGTGGGTGTCACTCTTGGGCAAGGTGTGTGACCTGACACCGTTGATGAACGAATACAAAG GTGATGTTCTCCTGTTGCCCATCATTGAGTATGCAGGAAAGGACATCAGCCACTGGTTTGACCCTAAAACCAAAGAT ATCCTGACCCATGTTGACCCCCTGACCTGCTGTGTGAAGTACTACACCCCCCGGGGACGCTTTGTGCACGTGCCCCCTCCCTGCCCTCGCACCGACTGGGCCAACGACTTCGGCCGGCCCTGGTGGAGGGACACCCAGTACGAGGTGGGACTGCTCTCTGCTAAGACCAGGTGGATACGCATCATCAACACCCTGACATCGCAGGAGCAGCGGCTGGAG GTGTGTTCGGAGGAGACACTAGATGAAATCCTCCAGCGGTATCTGCGCTACAACTCGCACGCCTCCAGCTACACCTGGAAGCACGGCGGAGTCTGCCTGGACATGAGCAAGACCCTGGGTGAGAACGGCGTGCGGGACGAGGACGAGGAGCTCTGCAGGAGCCGCATGGACCGTGACCTCTTCACCCCGTCCGTCTGCCTCCACTTCAACGACGACCTCACCGAGTTCTGA